One window of Nocardia nova SH22a genomic DNA carries:
- a CDS encoding sensor histidine kinase — MSTLSDLLAEHTDLPGAAVDHLQRVVGDWQLLADLSFADLQLWVGVGPVPDGADVVCVAQCRPTTAATVQVDDLVGTLASRQDHPQIFDALNSGEIVRLEGDAESIGVYHPSPARVIREGIPVRVGNDVIAVLGRDTELQRRKVGGNLEHSYMNCADDLCQMIADGTFPTLEDRTGSHSSPRAGDGFIRLDTDGLVVYASPNALSAYHRMGLQSELAGHDLAQSTRSLITDPFDAQEVVTDIQAALAGKSGRRMEVEARGATVLLRTLVLRPHGELAGAAVLVRDVTEVKRRDRALLSKDATIREIHHRVKNNLQTVAALLRLQARRTENEEARVALTESVRRVTSIASVHEMLSMSVDEEVDLDEVVDRLLPIMADVATVHTARIKVRREGSLGVFSAERATPLVMVLTELVQNAIEHAFDAGENGTVTIRSERSARWLDVIISDDGRGLPEGFSLEGSDRLGLQIVRTLVTAELGGSIGLHPGADVGTDAVLRVPLGRRNVR; from the coding sequence ATGTCGACCCTCAGCGATCTGCTCGCCGAACACACCGACCTGCCCGGCGCGGCCGTCGATCATCTGCAGCGGGTGGTCGGCGATTGGCAACTGCTCGCGGATCTGTCCTTCGCCGATCTGCAACTGTGGGTCGGTGTCGGTCCGGTACCCGACGGCGCCGACGTGGTCTGCGTGGCCCAGTGCCGCCCCACCACCGCGGCCACGGTCCAGGTCGATGATCTGGTCGGCACGCTGGCCTCCCGTCAGGACCACCCGCAGATCTTCGACGCCCTGAACTCGGGGGAGATCGTGCGCCTCGAAGGCGATGCCGAGTCGATCGGCGTCTACCACCCGAGCCCGGCCCGCGTCATCCGCGAAGGGATTCCGGTTCGCGTCGGCAACGATGTCATCGCCGTACTCGGCCGCGATACCGAACTGCAGCGCCGCAAGGTCGGCGGCAACCTCGAGCACTCCTATATGAACTGCGCCGACGATCTGTGCCAGATGATCGCCGACGGCACCTTCCCCACCCTCGAGGATCGCACCGGCTCGCATTCCAGCCCGCGGGCCGGGGACGGGTTCATCCGGCTCGACACCGACGGCCTGGTCGTCTACGCCAGCCCGAACGCGCTGTCGGCCTATCACCGCATGGGCCTGCAGAGTGAACTGGCCGGACACGATCTGGCGCAGTCGACCCGCTCGCTGATCACCGACCCGTTCGATGCCCAGGAGGTGGTCACCGACATCCAGGCCGCGCTGGCCGGAAAGTCCGGGCGGCGCATGGAGGTCGAGGCCCGCGGCGCGACGGTCCTGCTGCGCACCCTGGTGCTGCGCCCGCACGGTGAACTGGCCGGGGCCGCGGTCCTGGTCCGCGATGTCACCGAGGTCAAACGCCGCGATCGCGCGCTGCTGTCCAAGGACGCCACCATCCGCGAGATCCACCACCGGGTGAAGAACAATCTGCAGACCGTCGCGGCACTGCTGCGATTGCAGGCCCGCCGCACCGAGAACGAGGAGGCCCGGGTGGCGCTCACCGAGTCGGTGCGCCGGGTCACCTCCATCGCGTCGGTGCACGAGATGCTGTCGATGTCGGTGGACGAGGAGGTCGACCTCGACGAGGTGGTGGACCGGCTGCTGCCGATCATGGCCGATGTGGCTACCGTGCACACCGCGCGGATCAAGGTGCGCCGCGAGGGATCACTCGGCGTGTTCTCCGCCGAACGCGCGACCCCGCTGGTGATGGTGCTGACCGAACTGGTGCAGAACGCCATCGAGCACGCCTTCGACGCGGGCGAAAACGGCACCGTCACAATACGTTCCGAGCGTTCGGCACGCTGGCTGGACGTGATCATCAGCGATGACGGCCGGGGTTTGCCGGAAGGTTTCAGCCTGGAGGGATCGGATCGGCTGGGATTGCAGATCGTGCGCACCCTGGTCACCGCGGAACTCGGTGGTTCGATCGGATTGCATCCGGGAGCCGACGTCGGTACCGACGCGGTATTGCGGGTTCCGCTGGGCCGTCGCAACGTCCGCTGA
- a CDS encoding WhiB family transcriptional regulator has product MDWRHKAICRDEDPELFFPVGNSGPALAQIADAKLVCARCPVTADCLSWALSSGQDAGVWGGMSEDERRALKRRNARTRTRTVV; this is encoded by the coding sequence ATGGACTGGCGCCACAAGGCCATCTGTCGCGACGAGGACCCCGAGCTGTTCTTCCCGGTGGGTAACAGTGGTCCTGCGCTCGCGCAGATTGCCGATGCCAAGCTGGTCTGCGCCCGCTGCCCCGTGACTGCCGACTGCCTGTCCTGGGCCCTGTCCTCCGGACAGGATGCCGGCGTGTGGGGTGGTATGAGCGAAGACGAGCGCCGGGCGCTGAAGCGGCGCAACGCCCGCACCCGTACGCGCACGGTCGTCTGA
- a CDS encoding diacylglycerol/lipid kinase family protein: MRTLLIVNPNATSTTPATRDLLAHALESRTQLIVAHTQHRGHAAELAQWATEAEMDLIVVHGGDGTVNETVNGFLPLPAIGAGSAAAQRSPAVVPRLGIIPGGSANVFARSLGIAADPVAATNQLIDLLSLDGGGGAGHGGDRRIGLMVADGRWCAFSAGVGLDADVCEAIDRSRAAGHTATPARYLRTTVRQFFRAKRREPALTVCVPDHPPVPDVHYAFVTNTSPWTYLDHRPVRTNPDTTFERGLGVFAMRTMGVASTLSVARQLLAENGNPKGRNLFRVDDVPTVRIEAATEVGLQIDGDFIGRRNVVDFTSVPEALEVVAPKPESDRHN, from the coding sequence GTGCGCACGCTGCTGATCGTGAATCCGAATGCCACCTCGACCACTCCGGCCACTCGGGATCTGCTCGCGCATGCGCTGGAGAGCCGCACCCAGCTGATCGTCGCGCACACCCAGCATCGCGGCCACGCGGCCGAATTGGCGCAGTGGGCCACCGAGGCGGAGATGGATCTGATCGTGGTGCACGGCGGCGACGGCACCGTCAACGAGACCGTGAACGGATTCCTGCCGCTGCCCGCGATCGGCGCCGGATCGGCTGCCGCACAACGGTCCCCGGCCGTCGTCCCGCGGCTCGGGATCATTCCGGGCGGCTCGGCGAACGTCTTCGCGCGGTCGCTGGGTATCGCAGCGGATCCGGTGGCCGCGACCAATCAGCTGATCGATCTGCTGTCCCTCGACGGCGGTGGCGGCGCGGGTCACGGCGGCGACCGCCGGATCGGGCTGATGGTCGCCGACGGCCGCTGGTGCGCGTTCAGCGCGGGCGTCGGCCTGGACGCGGATGTGTGCGAGGCCATCGACCGCTCGCGCGCGGCCGGGCACACCGCCACGCCCGCGCGCTATCTGCGGACCACGGTGCGCCAGTTCTTCCGTGCCAAACGCCGCGAGCCCGCGCTCACCGTGTGTGTACCCGATCACCCTCCGGTGCCGGATGTGCATTACGCGTTCGTGACGAACACGAGCCCGTGGACATATCTGGATCACCGTCCGGTCCGTACAAACCCCGATACCACATTCGAGCGCGGGCTCGGCGTGTTCGCAATGCGGACGATGGGCGTGGCGTCCACCCTGTCGGTTGCCCGGCAACTCCTGGCGGAGAATGGAAACCCCAAGGGCCGTAACCTGTTTCGGGTGGACGATGTGCCGACGGTGCGCATCGAGGCCGCTACCGAGGTCGGTCTGCAAATCGATGGCGATTTCATCGGCCGGCGCAACGTGGTGGATTTCACCTCCGTGCCCGAAGCCCTCGAAGTGGTGGCTCCGAAGCCCGAATCCGATCGACACAACTGA
- a CDS encoding GNAT family N-acetyltransferase → MEITVRPIVASQVRELSRVLGLAFDDDPMVRWCIPADRGRPRRAALMFEALIRHLYLPHGAVDAAFDEAGRIVGGAVWSPPGTWDSGSAQTLRMLPSLARAFRLRLAAAGMMSERMAKAHPHEPHWYLAIVGTDPAVRGKGYAHALLTPRLAHCDEIGSPAYLESSKFGNIAYYERFGFEQRGELDATAGGPLLWPMWRQSVTS, encoded by the coding sequence ATGGAGATCACCGTTCGTCCCATCGTGGCGTCGCAGGTGCGCGAACTCTCGCGTGTGCTCGGGCTGGCATTCGACGACGATCCGATGGTGCGGTGGTGCATCCCGGCCGACCGCGGTCGGCCGCGGCGCGCGGCGCTGATGTTCGAGGCGCTGATCCGGCATCTCTACCTACCGCACGGGGCCGTCGACGCGGCCTTCGACGAGGCCGGGCGGATCGTCGGCGGCGCGGTGTGGTCTCCGCCGGGCACCTGGGATTCCGGGTCGGCGCAGACCCTGCGGATGCTGCCGTCGCTGGCGCGGGCGTTCCGGCTGCGGCTGGCCGCGGCCGGGATGATGTCCGAGCGGATGGCGAAAGCGCATCCGCACGAGCCGCACTGGTATCTCGCGATCGTCGGCACCGATCCGGCCGTGCGCGGAAAGGGCTACGCGCACGCGCTGCTGACCCCGCGGCTCGCGCACTGCGACGAGATCGGCTCCCCCGCCTATCTGGAGTCCAGCAAGTTCGGCAATATCGCCTACTACGAGCGCTTCGGTTTCGAACAGCGCGGTGAACTCGACGCCACCGCCGGTGGGCCGCTGCTGTGGCCGATGTGGCGTCAGTCCGTGACGTCGTAG
- a CDS encoding alpha/beta fold hydrolase, with product MALHIRDHGGEGPPLVLLHGAGRSLADWDAVAEAIGDGYRVLALDLPGHGRSPGISPWSIPAVVREIAESLDTHGVTGPVLVGHSLGGMIAIEYARAQRVRAAVNLDGFWWGRPGEYPGAERVGALLRSQAGAVVPATYVAEEVEQAAGYGIPAGRAETAARAALRPRPDGTWQLLPERPAALEMYDEMDRIGASGVTAWLAGVSCPLLLVQAGRQPERGVPWLDELFTGFARGLAVELAALARERPSVTVARIDATHEMVLAAPGTVAALITGYLRGLPPPE from the coding sequence ATGGCGCTGCACATCCGTGACCACGGGGGCGAGGGCCCGCCGCTGGTACTGCTGCACGGCGCGGGACGGTCGCTCGCCGATTGGGATGCCGTCGCCGAGGCGATCGGTGACGGATACCGCGTGCTCGCCCTCGATCTCCCGGGGCACGGTCGCTCCCCCGGCATCTCGCCGTGGTCGATTCCGGCCGTGGTGCGGGAGATCGCCGAGTCGCTGGACACGCACGGGGTGACCGGACCGGTGCTGGTGGGGCATTCGCTGGGCGGGATGATCGCGATCGAATACGCACGGGCACAACGGGTCCGGGCCGCGGTGAATCTGGACGGATTCTGGTGGGGGCGGCCGGGTGAGTATCCGGGCGCCGAGCGGGTGGGCGCGCTGCTGCGCTCACAGGCCGGGGCGGTGGTTCCGGCCACCTATGTCGCGGAAGAGGTCGAGCAGGCGGCCGGATACGGCATCCCCGCCGGGCGAGCCGAGACCGCGGCCCGGGCGGCGCTGCGGCCACGGCCGGACGGGACCTGGCAGCTGCTTCCGGAGCGACCGGCCGCGCTCGAGATGTACGACGAGATGGACCGGATCGGCGCCTCCGGTGTCACCGCGTGGCTGGCCGGGGTGAGCTGTCCGCTGCTGCTGGTGCAGGCCGGTCGGCAACCCGAGCGCGGGGTGCCGTGGCTCGACGAGTTGTTCACCGGATTCGCCCGCGGGCTCGCCGTCGAACTCGCGGCGCTGGCACGCGAGCGGCCGTCGGTCACCGTGGCCCGGATCGATGCCACTCACGAGATGGTCCTGGCGGCACCGGGAACGGTGGCGGCGTTGATCACCGGATACCTCCGCGGGCTGCCGCCGCCGGAGTGA
- a CDS encoding GNAT family N-acetyltransferase, producing MIRRATPADVPALVELVYDLAEYEQAREQCALTTADLHAALFGPTPAVFAHVATTEAERVDGCAIWFLNYSTWTGKHGIYLEDLYVRPEARGHGLGKALLVELAREAVAHGYTRVDWSVLDWNTPSIEFYRALGAVAQDEWTGFRLSGEALDRLGRA from the coding sequence GTGATCCGCCGGGCCACCCCCGCCGATGTGCCCGCACTGGTCGAATTGGTTTACGACCTGGCCGAATACGAGCAGGCCCGCGAGCAGTGCGCCCTCACCACGGCGGATCTGCACGCCGCGCTGTTCGGCCCGACGCCGGCGGTCTTCGCCCATGTCGCCACGACGGAGGCCGAGCGGGTGGACGGCTGCGCGATCTGGTTCCTGAACTATTCGACCTGGACCGGCAAACACGGCATCTACCTCGAGGACCTCTACGTGCGTCCCGAGGCCCGGGGGCACGGACTGGGCAAGGCGCTCCTGGTCGAGCTGGCCCGCGAGGCGGTCGCGCACGGCTACACCCGGGTGGACTGGTCGGTGCTGGACTGGAATACGCCCTCGATCGAGTTCTATCGAGCGCTGGGCGCGGTGGCTCAGGACGAGTGGACCGGATTCCGGCTCAGCGGCGAGGCGCTGGACCGGCTCGGCCGAGCCTGA
- a CDS encoding acid phosphatase, translating into MSASDRDYRLVLLRHGETAWSAARRHTGRTDIALTDRGEEQARAAEAVLADLGLSDPLVLTSPRKRAVRTAELAGLPDARVDDDLVEWDYGEYEGLTTPQIRETAPGWTVFTGEVPGGESLTEVSARADRVLESVEPALRTRDVVLVGHGHFSRVLIARWAEFPAREGRRFFLSTAAISILGHDHQARTILAHNLVPGAGR; encoded by the coding sequence ATGAGTGCATCGGACAGGGACTATCGGCTGGTGCTGCTGCGGCACGGCGAGACCGCGTGGTCGGCGGCGCGCAGGCATACCGGGCGCACCGATATCGCGCTCACCGACCGGGGCGAGGAGCAGGCGCGGGCGGCCGAAGCCGTCCTGGCGGACCTCGGGCTGAGCGATCCGCTGGTCCTGACCAGCCCGCGCAAACGCGCCGTGCGCACCGCCGAGCTGGCCGGGCTGCCGGATGCCCGCGTCGACGACGATCTGGTCGAATGGGACTACGGCGAGTACGAGGGGCTGACGACCCCGCAGATCCGCGAGACCGCGCCGGGCTGGACCGTCTTCACCGGCGAGGTGCCCGGCGGCGAATCGCTGACCGAGGTATCCGCGCGCGCCGACCGGGTCCTCGAATCGGTGGAACCGGCGCTGCGCACCCGCGATGTGGTGCTGGTGGGGCACGGGCACTTCTCCCGGGTCCTGATCGCGCGCTGGGCGGAATTCCCGGCGCGGGAAGGACGGCGGTTCTTCCTGTCGACCGCCGCGATCAGCATTCTCGGCCACGATCATCAGGCCCGCACGATCCTCGCGCACAATCTGGTGCCGGGAGCGGGCCGGTGA
- a CDS encoding DEAD/DEAH box helicase, with protein sequence MSDTLLTAELDTTHTPPTFAELGVRPEIVRALGEIGIERTFAIQELTLPLALAGDDLIGQARTGMGKTFGFGVPLLHRISTTDSGTVALDGTPRALVIVPTRELCIQVTKDLENAGKYLTNQKGPLQVASIYGGRPYESQIAALREGVDVVVGTPGRLLDLAEQQHLILGKVGVLVLDEADEMLDLGFLPDIERILSMVPEKRQTMLFSATMPGPIITLARTFLTKPTHIRAEEPHDSAVHDRTAQFVYRAHALDKSELIARILQAETRGATMIFTRTKRTAQKVADDLAERGFAVGAVHGDLGQIAREKALDKFRKGKIDVLVATDVAARGIDIDDVTHVVNYQCPEDEKTYVHRIGRTGRAGRTGVAVTLVDWDELHRWESINSALGLGIPEPVETYSRSEHLRADLGIPESATGTLRRTPVHEADAVVVEREARQPRTRNRRRTRGGKAVDGDNTATATDAADDSAAKPESAAAQDISDDKPEGDKPARRRRRRRRKPAAGSGDSGAADDSGASGSGAASANADQTAASVQ encoded by the coding sequence TTGTCGGACACGCTGCTGACAGCGGAACTCGACACCACCCACACCCCGCCGACATTCGCCGAATTGGGAGTGCGCCCGGAAATCGTGCGCGCACTCGGCGAGATCGGAATCGAACGTACTTTCGCGATTCAGGAGCTGACCCTGCCCCTGGCGCTGGCCGGTGACGATCTGATCGGCCAGGCCCGCACCGGTATGGGTAAGACCTTCGGATTCGGCGTGCCACTGCTGCACCGGATTTCCACCACCGATTCCGGCACCGTCGCATTGGACGGCACCCCCCGCGCATTGGTCATCGTGCCGACGCGCGAGTTGTGCATTCAGGTCACCAAGGACCTGGAGAATGCCGGGAAATATCTGACCAATCAGAAGGGCCCGCTGCAGGTCGCCTCGATCTACGGCGGACGGCCGTACGAGTCGCAGATCGCGGCGCTGCGCGAGGGCGTCGACGTGGTCGTCGGAACGCCCGGGCGCCTGCTGGATCTGGCCGAGCAGCAGCATCTGATCCTCGGCAAGGTCGGCGTCCTGGTGCTGGACGAGGCCGACGAAATGCTCGATCTGGGCTTTCTGCCCGATATCGAGCGAATTTTGTCGATGGTTCCGGAAAAGCGCCAGACGATGTTGTTCTCGGCCACCATGCCGGGGCCGATCATCACGCTGGCACGGACATTCCTGACCAAGCCGACCCATATCCGGGCCGAGGAACCGCACGATTCGGCGGTGCACGATCGCACGGCGCAATTCGTCTATCGCGCGCACGCGCTGGACAAGAGCGAATTGATCGCCCGCATCCTGCAGGCCGAGACCCGCGGCGCGACCATGATCTTCACCCGCACCAAGCGCACCGCGCAGAAGGTCGCCGACGATCTGGCCGAGCGCGGTTTCGCGGTCGGCGCGGTGCACGGCGATCTGGGCCAGATCGCCCGCGAGAAGGCGCTCGACAAGTTCCGCAAGGGCAAGATCGACGTTCTGGTCGCCACCGATGTGGCCGCGCGCGGTATCGATATCGACGATGTCACCCACGTGGTCAACTACCAGTGCCCTGAGGACGAGAAGACCTACGTGCACCGCATCGGCCGCACCGGCCGCGCGGGACGCACCGGCGTCGCGGTCACCCTGGTGGACTGGGACGAGCTGCACCGCTGGGAGAGCATCAATTCCGCACTGGGACTGGGCATTCCGGAGCCGGTGGAGACCTACTCCCGGTCGGAGCATCTGCGCGCCGATCTCGGCATCCCGGAGAGTGCCACCGGCACTCTGCGCCGCACCCCGGTGCACGAGGCCGATGCCGTGGTGGTCGAGCGCGAGGCCCGGCAGCCGCGGACCCGCAACCGCCGCCGGACGCGTGGCGGCAAGGCGGTCGACGGCGACAACACCGCCACCGCGACCGATGCCGCCGACGACTCGGCCGCCAAGCCTGAATCCGCAGCAGCACAGGATATTTCGGACGACAAGCCGGAGGGCGACAAACCCGCTCGGCGCCGTCGCCGCCGTCGCCGCAAGCCCGCCGCGGGCTCCGGTGATTCCGGTGCCGCGGACGATTCCGGCGCCTCCGGTTCCGGCGCCGCGTCGGCGAATGCGGATCAGACTGCCGCGTCGGTGCAGTAG
- a CDS encoding alpha/beta fold hydrolase, protein MSLADTVSAAARNAWALTFGDGIEPPDPAPSTVLWDEPHRLLRRYDIDPGGPPPADDAAVLLVPPLAAPAVCFDLRPDQSMARFLLEIGRRPYLVDYGEIGFADRRMGFEDWVDDILSEAVRRVSADRDGAPVDLVGWSLGGVLALLTAAADAALPIRSITAVGAPLNYTHVNGVPQVRALARIDGGLAMSTLVRAAGGVPAPLTRIAYRAAAWDRELRRPLFLASNLADSATLARMETIDRFQSQLPGYPGRFYNQLWSRFMLANDIGEGVVHIGSRPIALSEVTAPVLLVGGPQDVIAPAAAVAHGRTTLTGAREVRYETSPGSHLGILVARDSTWAHLEKFLRDQG, encoded by the coding sequence GTGAGCTTGGCAGACACCGTGAGCGCCGCGGCCCGCAACGCCTGGGCGCTGACCTTCGGCGATGGCATCGAGCCCCCCGATCCGGCCCCCTCGACGGTGCTGTGGGACGAACCGCACCGGCTGCTGCGCCGGTACGACATCGATCCCGGCGGCCCCCCGCCCGCCGACGACGCCGCGGTCCTGCTGGTGCCGCCGCTGGCCGCCCCCGCGGTGTGCTTCGATCTGCGGCCGGATCAGAGCATGGCCCGGTTCCTGCTCGAGATCGGCCGCCGCCCGTATCTGGTCGACTACGGCGAGATCGGCTTCGCCGACCGCCGGATGGGGTTCGAGGACTGGGTCGACGACATCCTGTCCGAGGCCGTGCGGCGGGTCTCGGCCGATCGCGACGGCGCGCCCGTCGACCTGGTCGGCTGGTCGCTGGGCGGTGTGCTGGCGCTGCTGACCGCCGCCGCCGATGCGGCCCTGCCGATCCGCTCGATCACCGCCGTGGGCGCGCCGCTGAACTACACCCACGTCAACGGGGTTCCGCAGGTCCGGGCGCTGGCCCGGATCGACGGCGGCCTCGCCATGTCGACGCTGGTCCGCGCGGCGGGCGGCGTGCCGGCGCCGCTGACCCGCATCGCCTACCGGGCCGCCGCCTGGGACCGCGAACTGCGCCGCCCGCTGTTCCTGGCCAGCAACCTGGCCGACTCGGCGACACTGGCCCGGATGGAGACCATCGACCGTTTCCAGTCGCAGCTGCCCGGCTATCCCGGCCGCTTCTACAACCAGCTGTGGAGCCGGTTCATGCTGGCCAACGACATCGGTGAGGGCGTGGTGCACATCGGATCGCGGCCGATCGCGCTGTCCGAGGTCACCGCGCCGGTCCTGCTGGTGGGCGGGCCGCAGGACGTCATCGCGCCCGCGGCCGCCGTGGCGCACGGGCGCACCACGCTGACCGGCGCGCGCGAGGTTCGCTACGAGACCTCGCCCGGCAGCCACCTGGGGATCCTCGTCGCCCGCGACTCCACCTGGGCTCATCTCGAGAAGTTCCTGCGAGATCAGGGATGA
- a CDS encoding ferritin-like fold-containing protein, whose amino-acid sequence MGANTSGALGVSTESDSRIPADHLGVTDLFAVLAYGEISAFYRLAEEAKLSPTLRGKVAAAKMAAAEMGHFDTLERALQGRGVDVFDAMAPFVRALDAYHASTDPSTWLESMVKFYVGDGIAADFYQVLADALAPEVATVVHDVLAETHHSEFVVEEVRRAVTVSRSERDRLTLWGRRLLGEAITQAQYVMAQRDELTELVLIATGDLNGVAALFERMQNSHAERMRVLGLG is encoded by the coding sequence ATGGGTGCAAACACATCTGGCGCGCTGGGTGTTTCGACCGAATCCGACTCTCGAATCCCTGCCGACCATCTCGGTGTCACCGATCTGTTCGCGGTCCTCGCCTACGGCGAGATCTCCGCGTTCTACCGCCTGGCGGAAGAGGCGAAACTCTCGCCCACGCTGCGCGGCAAGGTCGCGGCGGCGAAGATGGCGGCCGCCGAAATGGGCCATTTCGACACGCTCGAGCGGGCGCTACAGGGCCGCGGTGTCGACGTCTTCGACGCGATGGCGCCGTTCGTGCGCGCCCTCGACGCCTATCATGCCTCGACGGATCCTTCGACCTGGCTCGAATCGATGGTCAAGTTCTACGTCGGCGACGGCATCGCGGCCGATTTCTACCAGGTCCTCGCCGACGCGCTGGCGCCCGAGGTCGCCACCGTGGTCCACGATGTGCTCGCCGAGACCCATCACTCGGAATTCGTCGTCGAGGAGGTGCGCCGGGCGGTCACCGTCAGCCGCTCCGAACGCGACCGGCTGACGCTCTGGGGCCGCCGCCTGCTCGGCGAGGCCATCACCCAGGCGCAGTACGTGATGGCCCAGCGCGACGAGCTCACCGAGCTGGTACTGATCGCGACCGGCGATCTGAACGGCGTGGCCGCCCTGTTCGAGCGCATGCAGAACTCGCACGCCGAGCGCATGCGGGTACTCGGCCTGGGGTGA
- a CDS encoding DUF3107 domain-containing protein: MEVKIGISDSPRELVIASAQTPEEVEALVSGALGGSGGVLALEDEKGRKYLIQASKVAYVEIGTSTSGRVGFAAV; the protein is encoded by the coding sequence GTGGAGGTCAAGATCGGCATTTCGGATAGCCCGCGGGAACTGGTGATCGCCAGCGCGCAGACCCCCGAGGAGGTCGAGGCGCTGGTATCCGGCGCGCTGGGCGGTTCGGGTGGTGTGCTGGCCCTCGAGGACGAGAAGGGCCGCAAATACCTGATCCAGGCCAGCAAGGTCGCCTACGTCGAGATCGGCACCTCCACCTCCGGCCGCGTGGGCTTCGCCGCCGTGTAG
- a CDS encoding TetR/AcrR family transcriptional regulator — protein MTDLVDRMTSSRLSSEAMAPSKRGTRLPREARRAQLLAAASEVFVLRGYHAAGMDEISQCAGVSKPVLYQHFSSKLELYLAVLQNYIDALVSSVRQALRSTTDNRQRVRAAVAAYFDFVDHDTQGFRLVFESDLTSEPQVQRRVEQATEACVDAVFDLVAHDSGLDPYRARILAVGLVGASQITARYWLEADRPIPKEEAVDTTVQLCWGGLSRVPLSQR, from the coding sequence ATGACTGACCTCGTGGACCGGATGACGTCGTCGCGACTGTCGTCCGAGGCCATGGCACCGAGCAAGCGCGGAACCCGCCTACCCCGCGAGGCCCGCCGTGCCCAGCTGCTCGCCGCGGCCAGCGAGGTTTTCGTGCTCCGTGGCTATCACGCCGCCGGCATGGACGAGATCTCGCAATGCGCCGGTGTCTCCAAACCCGTTCTGTACCAGCACTTCTCGAGTAAGCTCGAGCTGTATCTGGCGGTCCTGCAGAACTACATCGACGCCCTGGTCTCCAGCGTCCGCCAGGCGCTGCGCTCGACCACCGACAACCGCCAGCGCGTCCGTGCCGCGGTCGCCGCGTACTTCGACTTCGTCGACCACGACACCCAGGGTTTCCGCCTGGTCTTCGAATCCGACCTGACCAGCGAACCGCAGGTGCAGCGCCGGGTCGAACAGGCCACCGAGGCCTGTGTGGACGCGGTCTTCGATCTGGTGGCGCACGACTCCGGCCTGGACCCGTACCGCGCCCGCATCCTCGCCGTGGGCCTGGTGGGCGCCAGCCAGATCACCGCCCGCTACTGGCTCGAGGCGGATCGGCCGATTCCCAAGGAAGAGGCCGTCGACACCACCGTCCAGCTCTGCTGGGGTGGTCTGTCGCGCGTCCCGCTGTCGCAGCGGTAG